The DNA sequence TTGCGATACAGAGTCGAACGCCCCATTACAACTTCCCCCCTCCTTCCCTCAACGGCACATCCTTCCACGCACCATCAAACCCACACCCCCTCACCCACTCCGGCGCCCCCGCCTCCAAGCTCTCCACCGCCAACAACCCAACCTTATCCCACATCCCGCCCTTGACTTCAAACCCGTCCCTCCCCTCCCACTCTTTGCAAACCCGCTCTGCATTCGCAATCGCCCTTACCAACTTGGCCGCATGCCCATCGTCATCAATCTGCTTGACTCTCTCAATCACACTCGCCAGATCCCCCTCTTTCTTGGGCTTGTAGTCTGTAATTTCTTGTAGTAGGAGCGGGGGACAACCGCGCGACACGTACATTGTGATATCGGACCATATTTTCCAGTTTAGCAGGCGCCGCTGTGTGTGGGGGGAGAAGGAGGGGGTTGCGAGGAAGCGGGCGAAGAAGATTGAGGCGTTTAGACAGTGCATATAGAAGAAGTCTAGTTTAGGTATGTGAGGGGGGTGTTGGGATGTGCTTGTGAAGTAGACTGTTCCCTGCGTTAGTCGTGACTGTCGATGGTAGGTAGAGTGCTAGAAAGAGTGAGGGGGAACATACCAGTAGCATTAACCATCTCCGCCATCTTCTCCTGTAAATCATCACCTTCTTTTACAAAACACTGTGTAGCCATCTCCACCATCTCAGCCGGCGCCCGCTTCAAAATTCCATCGCGGATCTTATTCGCATCGCCCTCCTGCGCCGCCGTCCGCATTTTCTCATTACTCCTACACTCCTCCAGCACCTGTACAATTGTCTTCCTTCCCCCAACATCCCCAGCCTCTCTTTCTTTGACTTTCTCCTCACACCCCACAAACAACCCCTTCATCCACGCCCCATGCACCGCCGCCTGCGCCAACGCCTCAGCAATAACACCTGGTTGTTCAAACTCGACCCCAAACCCGAGATGAATCAACGGATGCAAAAACCCCGCATACAACCTCACCAACAAATCATCCGCCATTTCCGTCCCCGCAAAAAGGTATTCCTGGAGCGTAGCCTCCCACCCTTTGTTATCAATCTCCTCTTggaagaagacgaggaaATCATGGTAGTACTTTTCTTGTCCGAGATAGTTTTTGAAACGTGAGGGGTCCTGCATGCCGCTCACGATGGAGGGTTGCAGCGGCTCCGGCGGCCGCTGGTACGAGGCGTTGTGGTCGTAGGCGGCTTGGAGTTGGGCGGGTGTGGCGCCGAGGGCGAAGAGGGTGAGGAGGTGGTGGGCGATGTGGTTGTGGAAGCCGTCTTGGTTGAAGAAGATGTGGTGGTTTTCATGGTTGGTCTGTAAGAGTTCGCTGGCCTTGGTTGCGCTCTCGGGGGCTAGGTTTGCGACGTGGAATTGGGGGGTTTGCGAGGCGGAGAGCTGGATTTTAGATGCTGTTGCCATTGTTCTGGGGAGGAAAGATGGTGGGATTCTAAAAGGTTGTGATTTGCTTGTGCTGTTACGGGTTCTTGATATCAGATGGAGTATGGGCTTTCGTGTGACGAAAGACGTGCGTCCGACTCCGAGGAACATTTACGAGAGTAGGACTCAATCTGCATCCAGGCAGAGGAGTACACACGATTTCAATCGAATTTCCATTTGCATCATACTGATATATGCCTTGGTGGAGCGCAACGCCTCTCAGCTGCAGGTAACTCAATGGCTATGACGTTTGTGGGGAATCCCTGGACCTTAGGATCGCCCCCCATTACGAGCCTATTACTAACCGTCAATGTCGGCTCGGCCTTTCGGCGGACGTACAACGCGACGTTAGTCAGGCACCGGCAACAATTGGAAATGGGTTTGGTTACATAAGACTATGTGGATTAATTGAAGTTTGTTTCTGAGTTTGTAGTTCTACACCACTGGGTGTTCTGCAAATGCAGAGTCGCTACACAGATTTCAAACACCCTTTCTGAACACCGTATCATGCAGTAGCCCATGGCTTGAGTAAAATAAATGATACGAGAAGTCCGTAGTCGTGCCGAGCAAATTACTTCGTGATCAATGTGCATGACTCAAGCCCACGCAACTTCTCGTGTGAACTGTTAGCCCCTTGAAAGTACCTTGTTGAGTAGTACCTGAGTCATGGCGTAATCCACGGATGTCGAGGGCGAGATGGGATCAGAGTGAGTGTCTTCTTTGAGCAAACTGTGAAGAATGCTAGTACTTTTTCGCCTCCATGCCCTCAGGGGGCTCAGGCACTACTGTCTTATTTCCTACATTAGACCAATCAGTACTCAGAACGGTACCGCCACTCTCGGAGTAGCTCTTCATCATGGCGCGCTGCTGCTCCGGTGTAGCCCCGCTGTATAACTGCTTGAAGAAGCGCGATGTCTCGTCACCGCCGTCGAGCTCATCCAAGTCGTCCAGATCATCCACTACAACCTTGTCCCAGTTCTTCGCGCCCGACTTGGATGAGGTTGGGTATGCAGGAGCTGGCCCTTCCCGGATTGGTACAGTGACTTCGGTAGTTGACTGCTGAGCGGTGGTCGAGTCGCTTTGGCCTACGTCGGCAGGACGCTCAAGCTCGTGCCATCTCACACCCGGCGATGCCTTCCGCAGTGTCACCTCCAATTTGTTCGGCGTAATTCGATACTTGGATTGCGCAGGGTCGATGGATGCGTAGAGGGGATCGACGGCGTAGCTATATTCGGAGGCCGTGCCATCAATAGGGAATGAGATGTAGACAGACTCGTCTTCGATTTTGACGTCTGCTCGGTCTTTCGATATGCCCTTGGCCATGATGGTGAGCGTTACTGTATCGTGAACCTGGTACCAGTCGGTCTTGATCTTGTTCAGGGGAGTCACCGCGATGGGAGTCGGGGCTTGTCCTGTGGTCTGCTTCGAGGCAGACTCCTCGACCTTGGCCGGTGCGGTAGGCGCTGACGCTGTAGGGATCTCGACAATCGGCGTCTCCTCTATAGTCGGCTTGCGCTCGTCTTCTGGCACGTTTTGGAGCTTCGCGGCGATCTTTGCTTCCCAGATAGGCAGCATCTTGTCCTTATCATCAAACACCTTCACTATGTTTAGAAGGAAGCTGGCGTCTGCAAACTTTCCAAGGTGGTAAAGGGCGACAGCGCGTCGGAACTGGGCATCCTTGATGAGCTCGCGTGTGCCGCGCTTCTTCGCAAGTACCACGGCGATTTCGGCATCCTTGAGCGACTCTGTGTGCTTGGAAGTACGCTGGTAAGCTGTAGCGCGACCGATGTAGTATTTGACAGCGGTAGGGTTGACAGAAAGGGCCTTGGTGTAGAGCTCGATGGCTTCGTCGTGACGGCTGGCGCTGAGCGCTGCATCGGCTCTGTGAGCGTCGTTCATGGCGGGGTAGTATATACTTGGACCGAAGGATAATAGAAGAAACCTGGGAAATTTGCGGGAGTTTTTACGATACCGGGCCAAGCAGATTGACTTTATGTGAATACAAGCCCGAGGGCTGGTGATTGGGTTTGATGTCCATTTTCGCAGTCGCGACCATGGCCATGGAAGCTTCCATGGAATGCTTCCTTCCCAACCCGATGATCAAACGCCGCTAACCCAATCGGTGCAGCCTCGGAACACTCCCAAGCAGACTTAGTCCAGTAACACACACCAAGAGCAGTAATAAGTATACAAAGTGAAAATGGTAGAATAAAGTATTAAAGTATATCACAAAGTGAAATGGATAGAATCAAGTATATTTATTTGTATTTGGTGAATGCCACAAGACGCCTGCAATGACGGGCCAAATATGTGCTATGTCGGTTTACAATGGCCAAGGAAACTCTGGgaacaaacaaacaaacaaacaaacaaacgGACACAACTCTTCACTCTCCATAATAACTCCATCTAAAAGAGAAGCACAGCACCAAAGATAGCACTCGCAGCGATCATGCCGACGAAGCGAAGGGGCACATCGAGaccagcagcagcacccTGGCCGCCGCCACCACTGCCACCGGATCCGGGAGAGGGAGTGCGGGTGGGGCTTCCAGAACCGGGAGTAGCTGTAGACTCGCTGGGTTCGCCAGAAAAGTGCGATCCATCACCCTCAAGACCAGGACCAGTACCAGCACCCTTGTCCATGAATTCAGTCGCCTTTCCGGGGATAGCAGGTAGGTTGGTTCCCTCGACTTGCCAGTCGTCAGACTCGGCAGGGCACTGTGAGGCTTCGCCCTGCTCCTTGAAGCCGCCGTTGCCTGTAGGGTTGGCAGTTGCCTTGTAAGCCTTTGCGAGTCGGTCGAAGTCGGCGTTGGTATCGATCTTGCCGTCGCTGCCAACCTCAACAAGACCGTAACCGTTGGGCTCGACAGTGTATTCGTAGACAAGGCCACCAGAGTAGACGCTGGTCATGTTCTGAGAGTACAAAGCGGCAATCTCGTTCCACTCGCGTGTGTTGGTGTTGCAACCAAACTCGGACAGAAAGATGGGCTTGCTGTAGTTGGAGTACAGCTTGACCTTCTGGTCCCAACCAGACTTCTTGAAGTCAGACGGGTCGCACCAGGAGTAGTCGTTGAAGGCGAAGAAGTCACTGCGCTCGTCGTCGGTACCGCAGTTGAAGTACGTGGCTTGCTGATAGATGTTCTCAGAAACGTCGGCGGCGGAGTAGCCGACAGGGATAGGACGGCTGGCCCTGTTGGAGATGTACTGCTTCATGTCACGGGTGACGGCCTTGATGTAGGGGGCCGCGTTGGAGTTGTTCTTCGCGTTGATGACCTCGTTTCCGGAAAAGAAGAGGAGCAGATTGCTGTAATCGGCAAATGCGTCAATCGTGGCGAAGACAGACTGCAGGTACGCGTCGTTGTACGAGCGGTGGAGAGTGTCCTTTGTCTCACGGTTGAGTGAGTACTTGGGAGTGTTGGCATCGAGAGCTAGGTAGATGCCAGCATCGTCGAGCATCTTCATACCCTCATCGTGGTTCTTCGAGTTGTCGATGGTGTAGATACGGATGGTATTGATGCCGAGCGACTTGAAGTTCGCTACATCACGTCTGAGGCTGTCAAGGTTAAGCAGCGGATCGGCTGCGTCTGCTGCACCTCCTATAGCATTATTAGTATCTTGCTAAACTGTTCCTTGCCGACAGAATGTACCTGGCTGGTAAGCGACACCACGCATGTAGAACCGGTCATTTCCCGCGAAGAAGGCATTGCCCTTTACGGTGACGGGTGGCAGGTTTCCCTTTGATTGACGTGCGACAACGTTGGCAAGGGCGGGAGAGACAACAGCGCCCAAAAACGAGAGCACGAGATAGGCCTTCATGATGACGGAGAAGAAGAGATGTGATTAAAAGACGGATAGATGCAGCAAGTGAAAGTCTTAACGAGTGACTGGTAAGTAAGTGGAAAAAGCAGACCTCACACGGTGAGCATTGAGATGTCAAAGCAGAAGCCGGGATGGCAAAAGTATTTGAATCGGCACTCAAATGTCTTGGTGTCCCCGAGTGCTACATGTGGAACTTGCCAACCCTCATTACCTGTCTGGAGCGGCTGTGCGCCAAGTCGATGGCGTTGGCGGGCGTGCAGAACTCGCGGAGTCCAAGCAGCCAAGTCTATAGTGGTGAATTAGCAACGCCGTGCCGAGCCTTGGTCAGGGGCAGTCATCCCCAATAACTGGCAGGCGCACCACTGGACAAGCTCTTGACAACAAACGAAATTGCGCGTCACACAGCCTCCTTGAGAAGATCACGACTTGTTCGCCGCTCGTGGTCATTTTGCCCTGTTGTGAAGGGGCGATCGCGACTCTGAAAACAGAGACAGCGCTTGGAGCTTCGTAACGGAGATGACAGCCGACGCGGCGTATCCGGGGAGCCTGGTCCATGGAACGTCAGCCTGTAGCCATATCGATCGAGCGCATTGCGATGCAATTGTAATGAGCTGTAATTGTCTTCATCTGTCATCATCCGCTACGGTGGCAATGTCGGCCGCCTCGTGCTGCTGCCATGCCTTGCGGCCCGTGAAGATCCACTCTTTAACAGGTCGAAAATTGGAAAAGCAGCAGCCCGCATAATCTCTAACAATCTGCTGTGTGTTGAGCGAGTTGTCAAGTTGCACGGTGTTGGGTAGGCGTGGGTGGGTAGCAGCTGTCGCATCCGAGATCCCGTTTTCCACCACCACGGCGGCGAAGATGATCCGCTCGGTTAGCTTCTTCCGGGGCGCCCCCCGTCTTGCCTCTCAACACATCGATCCTTCTCAACACATCACCCGACTGCCATTTTCTCTCTGCTCAAATCTGCGTTGAACCAACACACAGAATCCCATCGCCAAAACTCTGGTACACGATGGATCGTGTCAACTTCACCCTGTTGAGATTGGGTGTTTGCGTTGAGACTAGGGTCCGTTGATGTCTGCAGCGAAAAACAATAATCAATAAGATACACTGATGATTCTGCAGGATTTCCGTCATATACTGTGTTATTTGCTTTCACGTCATAGCGCGACGAGCGTCTTGGCTTGTTTCATTTTCATTTGCTTACCGTCTTCAAACACCTTCAGTTCAATGCATCCGATCGCTTACGTCAATCATCGGTATGTTGTGGTGAGCTCGAGACACGTCAAAACTACATTAATAGCGTCGGCTAGCATACTATAAGAGATGGCTCCAGGTTTTGCAACAAGAGAACTATCGCTATCACTCGGATCTTCTCGCTGTCCTACAACAACAGTGAACGCAAATTCTTGGTTTCATTCTCACGCTGATACTTGAGTTGTGTCTGAAATAGTTTGCAACAAGCCATGCAGGGACATCAAGCAATATAATCGCGTTGTTCCTGGACGTGCTTAGGAAGTACTTTTGTACCTACCTCTCCACTGTTATAGTACCTGCATATGTAATAGCAGAGTCGCTCTCCAAGGGAATCGAGTAACTGATGTTACCGCGGGTGTGGGGAAAGACTTGTCTCGCGGTCCGTATTAAAGCGCCCGGCACTGCAATGCAAAAACAGACGCCTCGAAACAAAGTGCCATTGGGTACCAGATCTAAGGTTTGCATATGAGAGGGATCAGGATCATGCACGGCATCACGGTACATCTGATGAGTTCGTTGCTTGACCCTCCGCGATTGGCTTGACACTAGAGAACGATTCCCACAATCAATCCTCTTGCCCCACAAGTCCACTTCAACTCGAGAGGTTCAGCAAGCGCAGGAACTCATCTTTGTCCTCGCGCCGAACCTAGTTTCATGTGGCATGCGCCGCTATCACAGCAACCGCGCCGCACGCGCAACCCCTGTCGCATGATCGTAGCCGACGAACCACAAAAGAACTCCAGGCGCCACCACGGCAGATCACCCAACGGCGAGATTGACGAACCCAAAAACACAGTCACCCAAGGCACAATTGGTCCAGACCCTGGATTATTGCGAGTGCGGCGTAGTGTATGCGATGGTGACAAAGGAACGGCTGGGCATGATAAGTACCTAGGTACTTCTTGCTTGTAGTACACAATGAAATTTCACAACTGCATCGCCAACATGCTTAACATACTACTTGCGTCGCTGCCAGTGCTGGCCCAAGCTACATATATCGACCCATCACTACTACAACAAAGGCCGCTGTTGGACTCTAAGCCAGCCTCTGCACGTGTCATCCCACTTACAGTACGCCACTGCTACCCATAACAACCCATGCTTCCCAGCTAACCATGAAACAGCTGAACAAGAACCTCCATTACAAATTCCCTGACACACCCCTACTCCCAAGTCGCACCCACCTTGAACATCTCCAAAACCCCTCCATCATCCACGCCACAGGCAATGATCACTCTACTATAACCATCAATATCCCACTCGATGCATCCATACCTGGATCCGTCACATTTAACAACCCCGTATCAAAACCATGGCCACAGTCTACAAGCCACTTTGTCTGGTTCGAGCAAGATGAGTGGAACACGCTGGGCGATCACATACCCCTCCTGGACATTGGAGCTCGAAGAGGCGGCATGATTAGCACGGAAGCAGAGTCAGCGAGACTAGATCTAAGTAGGCCGTATATCCATGTGCCAAAGGGTCTCTGGGACGTCCTTGTGTTGGCTACAAAACCTGAAGAGAGCGGACGACATGGCGAGGAGTTGATGGTGGATTGCGCGACACAGAGTATCTTCCCCGATCTAGTGTTTGGACTTGATGGCGAGAAGGAGATGCGGGAAAAAGACGAGGAAGTGGTGGATGAGTTGATTGTCACACCGGCGCAGTATGTTCTCCAGACTGAAGAGGGGAGGTGCGTGCTTCTAGTTAGGAGTGCGGAATTTTCCTATGATCAAGGCGTGGTACTTGGTTGGGCTGCTATGAGAGGCAGGGGTGTGGTGTTGGATTGGCCGGGACGGAAGATTGGATTTGCGCTTTAAGATGGTATATTTGTATACCATTGCGGCTTTTAGTACTTCCTGCGGACTGTCATCACATGCTGCAATGAATATTGTAGACTGTATACTGGTAGTTTGATTAGGATGTCTTTCCTCTTTCTACACTCTAAGAGTAGACTGTACATGTATATACCCAGAAATCGAGGCAATGCGGAAGCAAAACAAAGATATGTAGAAGTTCCCAGAATGGCGCCACCACCCAAACATGCGGAAGAAAAGGCGTAGTAAGCTTATCCGACATTTAAGTTAGCCTACCAAAAATCAACAAAAAAAGAAGAGAGTAACAACGTCCCAGGGTATCTGGAACACCGAAACTCTAGCCATAACCATGACGGTGCATAGTTGTACCAACCAGAATGCATCGATGTATATGGTTCGGACGAACACTTATGTAGGATGCGACGGGAAAGCAGTCATCTCGATACCAAAAGAAGTTTCCGAACTAGACATCTCTTCCGCCCATCGTTG is a window from the Pyrenophora tritici-repentis strain M4 chromosome 7, whole genome shotgun sequence genome containing:
- a CDS encoding 1,3-beta-glucanosyltransferase gel1 precursor, with amino-acid sequence MKAYLVLSFLGAVVSPALANVVARQSKGNLPPVTVKGNAFFAGNDRFYMRGVAYQPGGAADAADPLLNLDSLRRDVANFKSLGINTIRIYTIDNSKNHDEGMKMLDDAGIYLALDANTPKYSLNRETKDTLHRSYNDAYLQSVFATIDAFADYSNLLLFFSGNEVINAKNNSNAAPYIKAVTRDMKQYISNRASRPIPVGYSAADVSENIYQQATYFNCGTDDERSDFFAFNDYSWCDPSDFKKSGWDQKVKLYSNYSKPIFLSEFGCNTNTREWNEIAALYSQNMTSVYSGGLVYEYTVEPNGYGLVEVGSDGKIDTNADFDRLAKAYKATANPTGNGGFKEQGEASQCPAESDDWQVEGTNLPAIPGKATEFMDKGAGTGPGLEGDGSHFSGEPSESTATPGSGSPTRTPSPGSGGSGGGGQGAAAGLDVPLRFVGMIAASAIFGAVLLF
- a CDS encoding SGT1, Suppressor G2 allele of skp1, translated to MNDAHRADAALSASRHDEAIELYTKALSVNPTAVKYYIGRATAYQRTSKHTESLKDAEIAVVLAKKRGTRELIKDAQFRRAVALYHLGKFADASFLLNIVKVFDDKDKMLPIWEAKIAAKLQNVPEDERKPTIEETPIVEIPTASAPTAPAKVEESASKQTTGQAPTPIAVTPLNKIKTDWYQVHDTVTLTIMAKGISKDRADVKIEDESVYISFPIDGTASEYSYAVDPLYASIDPAQSKYRITPNKLEVTLRKASPGVRWHELERPADVGQSDSTTAQQSTTEVTVPIREGPAPAYPTSSKSGAKNWDKVVVDDLDDLDELDGGDETSRFFKQLYSGATPEQQRAMMKSYSESGGTVLSTDWSNVGNKTVVPEPPEGMEAKKY